A region from the Thermanaeromonas toyohensis ToBE genome encodes:
- a CDS encoding S8 family serine peptidase: MRAPGLVVPGGLKGQGEVVGLADSGLDTGKLNDLHPDFQGQPGRLPKILMLKSWAGRSIPDDPLGHGTHLAGIIAGTGLASGGKYIGIAPEASLYFQALLNEEGEISLPLDLGDLFRPAYAAGVRIHVDGWGGGPNKYSDTTRQVDSFVRSHPDFLPIFGAGNSGPVQGSLTSEANSKNALVVGASQSVRPALSPDAQDALKQAPFSSRGPTGDGRIKPELLAPGAGIVAPRSRLVPSNFPANPSYRLESGTSQAAAVAGGAAVLLRQYLRTEYGLSNPSAALLKAALINGARGGFSFSEGSETFGILDLAGTILSLEEKLMRLIDETWGLASGETASYEWEVKDTRFPLKVTLAWTDPPALSGASPALVNDLDLVVLGPDGTEYRGNDFSGKGIKDNLNNVEQVYIKNPLPGRYLIQVKASQIKEPAVTGSPSPRQDFALSFGQVLYHAIVTDVEAGGRLRMAGGEIIPFPPGGVKNVVNGYISSSSPESILPGSDLYLGPSTAYVVGATWQAGGIQVLATPGGEMVVEISREAREGGFYLNPLAKEAFFLNGRPANPQDIPAGAEVTANLNPSTLTLWRVLARVVEREGFVAKIDKEERKIWLWGEDKPYTVAPRAGVSFGDRLVAVDRSDLPWGAPDKGELEGILPGMAVRLSISPWTGEVLYLEVKREMALGRLTSVDAVSGRLSLEGGVTLELFPGAPVFRDGRETNLSGLKIGDWVQALTLPGEYKVISLKAYSQVLYGRLLYISREKSLLYLVDSFNRFHVLSLNPTAEVYRWGLEAGREALAAGDWVRVILAPGKEEILRVDIALPVEEKEAVLAGWDEDREALKLADDTVYPVSRATLVTLGGYRVPARDLPPGLKARIVYVPSSEGFLLAQVIAEVPPGRPAPELKVSAFSRGGKYYLTGWTSADRLYLYREDGSYQLVNLLPGGSFSLEAQSLEDKSWLLVALDQRAGAITAQKVELGGEVSLPFWDTYGHWAAQDIKELSRQGLLAGYEDGSFRPDKPVTRVEFIVFLDRLAGMKETGPKEAWKGLPAELPFTDAQEIPLWAKEAVVRVYVRGWLKGFDDGTLRPLSFLTRAEAAAFLIRYMGSHAPSPATFLPFRDGDEVPLWAKDTVARAYAAGLLRGVTPDTLAPLSPLTRAQAATCLKRLLDALP, encoded by the coding sequence TTGAGGGCACCAGGGCTGGTTGTGCCAGGAGGTTTAAAGGGCCAAGGGGAAGTGGTAGGGCTTGCTGATAGCGGGCTGGATACCGGGAAGTTAAATGATCTTCATCCGGATTTTCAGGGCCAACCTGGCCGCCTGCCTAAAATCCTTATGCTTAAAAGCTGGGCAGGTCGAAGTATACCCGATGATCCCTTGGGCCATGGTACCCACCTAGCCGGGATAATAGCAGGTACAGGTTTAGCTTCGGGAGGTAAATACATAGGGATAGCCCCGGAGGCCAGCCTCTACTTTCAGGCCCTCCTAAATGAGGAGGGAGAAATTTCCCTCCCCCTAGATCTAGGGGATCTCTTCCGGCCGGCTTATGCTGCTGGTGTGCGGATACATGTGGACGGCTGGGGAGGCGGCCCCAACAAATATAGCGATACTACCCGGCAGGTGGACTCTTTCGTCCGCAGCCACCCCGATTTCCTCCCTATTTTTGGCGCTGGCAACAGTGGCCCAGTGCAGGGAAGCCTTACCTCCGAGGCCAATAGCAAAAATGCCCTGGTAGTGGGGGCGAGCCAATCCGTAAGGCCAGCTCTAAGCCCTGATGCCCAGGATGCTTTAAAACAAGCCCCCTTTTCTAGCCGGGGCCCTACAGGTGATGGCCGGATAAAACCTGAGCTTCTAGCGCCTGGCGCAGGTATTGTGGCCCCGCGCTCCCGGTTAGTTCCCTCTAATTTTCCGGCTAACCCCAGCTACCGTCTAGAAAGCGGTACGAGCCAGGCGGCGGCTGTTGCTGGAGGAGCGGCTGTACTTTTACGCCAATACCTTAGAACAGAATACGGGCTAAGTAATCCTTCGGCCGCCCTCCTTAAAGCCGCCCTTATTAACGGCGCCCGGGGAGGTTTTTCTTTTTCGGAGGGGAGCGAGACCTTCGGTATCTTAGACCTGGCCGGAACTATCCTTTCCCTGGAAGAAAAACTTATGCGCTTAATAGACGAGACGTGGGGTTTGGCGTCGGGAGAGACAGCTAGCTACGAGTGGGAGGTAAAGGATACGCGTTTTCCCCTCAAAGTTACCCTGGCCTGGACCGACCCCCCTGCCCTGAGCGGAGCTAGCCCCGCCCTGGTAAACGATCTAGACCTGGTAGTTTTAGGGCCGGATGGTACAGAATACCGGGGCAACGATTTCTCGGGTAAGGGGATTAAAGATAATCTCAACAATGTGGAACAAGTTTACATAAAAAACCCCCTTCCTGGCCGCTACCTTATCCAAGTAAAGGCTTCACAAATTAAGGAGCCGGCTGTTACCGGGAGCCCTTCCCCCCGGCAGGACTTCGCTTTAAGCTTTGGCCAGGTGCTTTATCACGCTATAGTTACTGATGTTGAGGCTGGGGGCCGTTTAAGGATGGCTGGCGGTGAGATTATACCCTTTCCCCCTGGGGGGGTTAAAAACGTGGTGAACGGGTATATCTCATCTTCTAGTCCAGAAAGTATCCTTCCTGGCTCTGACCTTTATTTAGGCCCCAGCACAGCCTATGTAGTCGGGGCCACCTGGCAGGCTGGTGGTATTCAAGTACTTGCTACCCCTGGCGGTGAGATGGTTGTGGAGATAAGCCGGGAGGCCCGGGAAGGGGGCTTTTACCTAAACCCCCTGGCTAAAGAGGCCTTTTTCTTAAACGGCCGCCCAGCTAATCCACAAGATATACCAGCGGGTGCAGAGGTTACAGCCAACCTTAACCCCTCCACCCTCACCCTGTGGCGCGTTCTGGCCAGGGTTGTGGAACGGGAAGGATTTGTGGCCAAGATAGATAAGGAAGAGAGGAAAATTTGGCTTTGGGGAGAAGATAAACCCTACACAGTTGCTCCTCGCGCAGGCGTCTCCTTTGGCGACCGTCTAGTAGCTGTGGACCGGTCTGATCTCCCCTGGGGGGCGCCGGATAAGGGGGAGCTGGAAGGCATCCTTCCTGGTATGGCCGTACGCTTAAGTATTTCCCCTTGGACGGGTGAAGTATTATATCTTGAAGTCAAAAGAGAGATGGCCCTCGGCAGATTAACCAGCGTGGATGCTGTTTCTGGCCGGCTAAGCTTAGAGGGAGGGGTTACTTTAGAGCTTTTCCCTGGAGCCCCAGTCTTTCGCGACGGCCGGGAAACGAACCTTAGTGGCCTAAAAATAGGAGACTGGGTGCAGGCTTTGACCTTGCCGGGAGAATATAAGGTTATTTCCCTTAAAGCCTACAGCCAGGTGCTTTATGGTCGCTTACTTTACATAAGCCGGGAAAAAAGCCTTCTTTACCTGGTGGATAGTTTTAACCGCTTCCATGTCTTAAGCTTAAATCCTACTGCGGAAGTTTACCGCTGGGGCCTTGAAGCTGGCCGGGAAGCCCTGGCGGCTGGTGACTGGGTGCGGGTAATTTTGGCCCCTGGAAAGGAAGAAATTTTGCGGGTGGACATAGCCCTGCCGGTAGAGGAAAAGGAAGCGGTACTTGCGGGCTGGGATGAAGACCGGGAAGCCCTTAAATTAGCAGACGATACCGTCTACCCCGTGTCCCGCGCCACCCTCGTTACTTTAGGCGGCTACCGGGTACCCGCCCGCGATCTCCCGCCAGGGCTTAAAGCCCGGATAGTATATGTCCCTTCGTCAGAAGGCTTTCTTCTTGCCCAAGTTATAGCGGAAGTGCCGCCAGGCCGTCCGGCCCCGGAGCTAAAGGTTTCTGCTTTTTCCCGGGGAGGGAAATACTATCTTACCGGCTGGACCAGTGCTGACCGGCTCTATCTTTATCGCGAAGATGGAAGCTATCAATTGGTAAACCTTTTACCTGGTGGAAGCTTTTCTTTAGAAGCACAAAGCTTAGAAGATAAGAGCTGGCTTTTAGTAGCCTTAGACCAGCGGGCAGGGGCTATAACGGCTCAGAAGGTGGAGCTAGGAGGAGAAGTAAGCCTTCCCTTCTGGGATACTTACGGCCACTGGGCCGCCCAGGATATAAAAGAGCTTTCCCGGCAGGGGCTCCTGGCTGGCTATGAAGACGGGTCTTTCCGGCCGGATAAACCTGTAACGAGGGTAGAGTTTATAGTATTCCTTGATCGCCTAGCGGGGATGAAAGAAACGGGCCCCAAGGAAGCTTGGAAGGGCCTCCCTGCAGAGCTTCCCTTTACAGATGCCCAGGAAATTCCTCTTTGGGCTAAAGAAGCGGTAGTTAGAGTCTACGTCCGGGGATGGCTTAAAGGTTTTGATGATGGTACTTTGCGGCCTTTGTCTTTCCTTACCCGGGCGGAAGCTGCTGCTTTTCTTATACGGTATATGGGAAGCCATGCTCCCTCCCCCGCTACTTTCCTGCCTTTCCGGGATGGGGACGAGGTCCCCCTCTGGGCC